The window ATGTTAGGCGTGAAGAGATACTAATGTGAAAAAGTGATTCATTTCATTTCACTAGGATTGACTGTTTTTTTTCGGGAGGAGGTTAATCTTTAACTAATCGAAAGTGGAGCTACCTCCTTCGACCTATAGTGAGAAGTACCTGCTTTATTCTTGGGGATTATCTACTATTTCTACAAAAGTCTAAAAATCTTGAAATATTTGTCGAATTTGTAAATAAAGTGCACTTAAGTTCTGTCAGTCGTTATATAATTAAAAAAGTTTTAGTACTAAAGTAACTCCAATTGTATTGGAAGTGGGTCCTTTGTTGGGTGATTATTACACTATTCTCCAGGTAAATGCCGAATCCTCCTTGGAGGAGATCCGTTCAGCTTATATATCATTAATTAAACAATATTCAAACCAAACTCATCCTGAACAATTTCAAAAAATCCGGAAGGCCTATCAAATCCTTGGTAATCCAGTGTCACGGCAAGAATATGACACAATGGAATTTTATGGGGATAAAATTAGGAAACTTGAGGAAGAAAGTGAATGCTTCATGGAAGAGGAAGATTATCATCAAGCTATTCAGTCGTACAAGCGAATTCTGATGATTGATCCTTCCATTCATCGCATTCGTAATAGGCTTGCACTTGCCCTTAGCTACAATGGCGAACATCAAAAGGCAATCAGCCAATTCAATAAGCTGATTAACCAACATCCGGAACAAGTAGTATATCTTAAGAACTTTGCATATGCTCTGGATTTTGCCGGTGAAACCTTAGAGGCAATTTCCCGCTTTAAAGAAGCAATAAGCCTTGAACCCGAAGATGTTGACCTGGTTTATACCTTGTCTGGAATATTTGAACGAATGAATGATTATAGAAAAGCCCGGGAATGTGTGGAACAGGGATTGTCTTTAAAGAAAGACCGTGGCTATCATGCTTATTTCTATTTCATCAAAATTGTTAAGTTGACGCTTATGGAACGGGATAGCCGGGAACTTTCAAAAATCCTTGATCGCATTGATTGGCTGCTCGATACATATGAGGACGAGAAAGAATCTGTGGCAATCGATTATGCAAAGATTG is drawn from Bacillus sp. FJAT-18017 and contains these coding sequences:
- a CDS encoding J domain-containing protein; the protein is MGDYYTILQVNAESSLEEIRSAYISLIKQYSNQTHPEQFQKIRKAYQILGNPVSRQEYDTMEFYGDKIRKLEEESECFMEEEDYHQAIQSYKRILMIDPSIHRIRNRLALALSYNGEHQKAISQFNKLINQHPEQVVYLKNFAYALDFAGETLEAISRFKEAISLEPEDVDLVYTLSGIFERMNDYRKARECVEQGLSLKKDRGYHAYFYFIKIVKLTLMERDSRELSKILDRIDWLLDTYEDEKESVAIDYAKIAYELNEACLYDWALKLTERAVKLSPDDDTIARLHYLTKEKEPIITEFNLLNKDDKIPSPLKFCFTLYIYGHTLPEDEYEKKADAMFDQIEELTWKFPRETIVAIKRMVIKYPSLFEAKQELLTKLLSLAEG